The DNA sequence TCGCGGTTCATGTCGTTTTCATTCACCTGGATCACTCCTCTTGAGATGTGAATCTTCGCGCCGTCGATGGGGGCGCGAAGATTCTCGGCGAGCGCGGCGTGACGAAGGCGAACACTGGCCTTCGCCGTGACGCTCGCCTCGTCGTCAAACTCGGTAGATGTTGAGTTGCCCGACGTACCGCACGTTGATCAAGCGTAAATGCTGAAGGTGCTCGAGAAATCGAAGAACCCGGGCGAGGGGCAGGCGGCACGTCGACGCGATCTTCTGTGCGGTGTTCGGCCCTCGATTCAAAAAGGCGAGAATGGCGCGCGCGTCGTCGGGCAAGGCATCCGAGGAGCCTTCGGAGGACTTCGTCTCGAGCACGGTGAGCTTGAGGGTGGGGGGGCCTTCCACGTTCGGTCGTCGCTGCAACGCGCCGTTGGAGAGCAGTTCATGCGCGGCCAAGTTGAACAGCCACGGTCGCAGTCCCGACGCTTGCTGAAGCGCCTCCGCCGTGGCGTCGTCTTGACTTGACAGTAGGCCGGTCAAGACGTCGCAGGCGTCGCTGAGATCTTGCGGCGTCATGTTGTGAGGCCGCTTCATCGAGACCCTCCGGCGCCAAGAAGCGGCGTTCGTGGAAAGCGAGGCGACCCGGCAGTGTTCGAACCCGACGTGGAAGTGTTGGCGAAGTCGAGAACGACGTACGATCGTAAGAAACAGGAGCTATGCATTCAGGCGCCTCCTTGGCAGGGCCGTAACGGGAGGCGGGAGTTGGCACGCGAACCGGACTTGATACGAGGGTAAGTATAGACGTTCGTGCCCGAAGTTACCGTCACACGGTCGCCTTTTCACATTTCGGGAATCTGTAGGTTCAGACTCCTTCCGGCCTGGGAGGCTCCAACTGCTCGTGGATGTCGTAGGACACCACGTGCCAAGGCGCGATCACCCGCTCGACGCCCGCAGACACTGTGAAAGCGATCAGCTTGTCACGTTGCTCGATGCGTTGGCGGATTTCGAAGAGGTCGGTCGCGTCGAAGGCGATGGACGAGATGGTGTCGCCGTTCACGAGGTGGAAGGTCACGGTGTATCGCATCCTCCCACCTTACGCCTCGGCTCCTTGCCTCATCGCATGACTTGGCGACGAAACCCGCGTCAAGCGGCAGAGTGAAGTGTTGCCTTCGCCGGAAGTGGACGAGCAGCCTGCTCGCCACGCCACGACCTTTCGGCACACCGGCGAATCGATCTCAGCGCCCACCGCCGCCCGCTCCGTCGTTTCGCACGGCGGGACGCGAGGGCGTCGTGCACGAGATGCTGCGGCCGTCGGTCGAACGGTACATCGACGGTTCGGCCGACGTCACCCGCCCAGTTATTGACCGGTCGCCCAGTAGGCCAGCTCGGTGCGGTTGCGCAGCCCTGACTTCGACAGCATGTTCGAGACGTGCTTGCTGACCGTCGTCGGACTGATGTCGAGCAGCTTCGCAATTCGTCGGTCCGGGTGTCCCTGGGCGACGAGCGCCAACACCTGCTTCTCTCGCATCGTCAAGCCGGCCAAGTCCGCTCGCAGCATTCCCTCTTCACGCTTCGGAGCTCTCGGGCCGCTTCGTGCGGCCTTCGACTCGTGCGCTTCGAGCCAAGCGTGCACCTCGGCCGACACCTCGTCGAACTCCAACGTGCGGCCCAGCGTCCACGCGGCTTGGTACGCCGCGCCGAGCTTCACCTTCAAGTCCTCGTCGATCTGGCGAGCGTGCCGCTCGAAGCACACGTCCCACGGCTCACCCGAACGCGTTCGCATCGCTTCGCCGCACCCCACCATCTTCGCGGCGAGCTCGAACTGCCCGTCGTCGCGCACGTGAAACGCGATCATGTGCAGCAACGTGAAACGCAGCAGGGCGTTCGGCACGTTCGCCGCGCGCCGCCACGCTTCTTGCAGCAAGGAAAAGGACTCTTCCGGGCGCCCCAGCAAGTACGCGACCCACCCTCGAATGCCGATCGCGAACGCCGCGCCGGACTCGTACGGCAAGGTTTCGCACAGCACCCGCCCTTCGTCGAGGTACGGCACGGCGAGGGCAGGCTGGTCGAGCCGCATGTACAGCACGGCGATGACGTTCAGCACGGTCTGGAGCATCTGCGCGTCGTTCATGGACCGCGCGAGGGCTTCTTGCTCGAAAGCCAATCGCAAGGCGTGCTCGTGGTCGCCCGTTCTCGAGTACACGTGCGCCAAGCTCATCAAGGTGTACGCTTCGCTTTCCTTGTTGCTCGCCGCGCGGAACAACTCCAGGGCCGCTTGAAGCGCTTCGCGCGCTTCGTCGAAGCGCTTCAGGATCGTCGCCATCAAGCCGAGTTGCGCGAGGATCCGGGCGTGAAGATCGGGGTGCGCGCGCAAGTCGGGCAAAGCGCGAACTCGCGTGAGCCAAGCGTGGCGACGCGGCGTCATGTCGTGCCCCCAATAACGGCCGAGGGCGAGGACCATGCGCGCACTTTCCGAGGCGCGGCGCGCTTTCAGCAGCCACTCGAGGGCGGCGTGCAAGTTGGCGTCCTCCACCGCCAAGCGCGCGCGCCACTCTGGATGCAGCAACTCCCCGTAGCCTTCCGAGCTTTCGGCGAGGCGCAAGAAGAAGGTCGCGTGCCGCGCTCGCATGACCTCCGCCTCGTTCGCGCCCAGAAGTTCCTCGGCAAATTCACGAATCGGTTCGAGAAGGCGCCACCGAGGCTCCGGGCCTTGCGCGGATTGCACGAGGCTGTGCTCCACGAGGCGAATCAGCGCCCCGCGCACGGCGGCGCGGTCGCACACGGCTTCGAGCGCGGGCAAGGTGAATCCGCCGACGAACGCGCCGCACGCCCGGAAGACGTCGCGCTCCCCTTCGGTCAGCAGATCGTAGCTCCACGCGATGGTTTCGCGGAGAGAGGCGCCGTGATGTGGACCGTCCCGAGGTCCGTCGGCGAGCACGTCAAGCTGGTGGTCGAGCCACGTGAGCAACCCTTCGAGGGGCACGACGCGCAAACGCGCGGCGGCAAGTTCGAGCGCCAGCGGGACGCCGTCGAGTTGCTCGCACAATCCCTCGACGGCCGTGCAGTTCGACGAGGTGAGCTTGAATTGCGGCTCCACGGCCTCGACGCGCTCCACGAACAGCCTCACCGCCGCGCATTCACGATTCGTCTTGTCGTCTCGGGGAAGTTCGAGCGGACCGATCGGAATGACGTGCTCGCCGCGCAAGCGCAACGCGACGCGGCTCGTGGCGAGCACTCGCAGGCCCGGAACGCGGGCGAGCACGTCGCCGAGGTCTCCGGCCGCGTCGACGACTTGCTCGAAGTTGTCGAGCACCACGAGAATGCCGCGCGCGCCGATCGTTTCGGCAATGGCGTCGGCGAGCGACACGGCGGTGGACGCGTCGCTTTTCAAAGCGGACGCGATTTTGGGCAGGACGTCCGAGGCTTCCCGCAGCGGCGCGAGATCCACCCACACCGCGCCAAGGTCGAAGTCAGCCGCGACGCGCTCGAAGAGGTCGAGGGCGAGGCGTGTCTTGCCGATGCCGCCCGGACCGCGCAAGGTCACAAGCCGTACGTCTGGGCGGGCGAGGAGGTCTCGGGCGAGGGCGAGCTCACGCTCGCGCCCGACGAGCGGCGGCAGGTACGCTCGAATGGTTGAACCGACGCTGCTGGCGTGGCGCTCCATGGTTCAGTGTAATTCGCTCGCGAAACGCTGTGGTTAGACGAGCGGCACGCGGGCATCGGGGCGAAATGGCGTGGGCACGTGGGGCATCACGTTGGACGTCGACCGGAAGGTGCTGGCCGACCGGACCATGAAACGATAATGCGAGTGCGTCGTGCCGCGTTTTCGACTCGACGGGAAGCAAGGCGCCACCTTCGTCCTACGGTCGAACCGCACGCCAGTGGACTTCGAAGGGAAAACGCGGCGTGCCGTGCAACGCGGCGGCCTTCTCGTCGAGCGTTCGGGAAAGGCGCATACTACACCATGAACAGCAGCGTGAGCCTGGTTTCGCGCCGCCTGAGGGCTTTCACGGCGCGGCGGGCCGGACTGGCCGTCTGCCTTCAAGGCGCGCCGGGCATCGGCAAGTCCTACGCCGCCACCGCGATGCTGCGCGAAACGCCTTGCTGGTCGGTGACCGTGCCCGCGGCGCTTCCGCTCGCGCAACTCCTCGCGGCGCTGCCGGTCCCCAAGCAGCCCGCCGTTTGGCTGGAACGCGCCTTGAAGCGCGTTCGGGAAGGGCCGGAGTTGAGCTTGGACGAAGCGTCGGCGTTGATCGCCGGGGTGCTCGCGGCCGGCGCGCCCCTCGTGCTTCACGTCGAGGACTTGCACGACGCTCCGGAGCGAATCGAATTCTGGCAGCGACTGGCCCTCGGCGTGGTTCGCACGCACGGCGTGTGCCTCTTGACGACGAGCCGCACCGAACTGCCCGCGCCGTTCGAACGCGTGACGCTCGATCCGCTGGACCGTCATGGCTCGGACGCCTTGCTGCAAGCGAAGGCGGGCGCCACCCTGCCTGCCGAGGCCTTGTCTTGGCTGTTCGCGCGAGCGGCGGGAAATCCGCTGTTCACCCTGGAGTACTTTCGCTTGCTCGCCCGCCGAGGTCACCTGTGGAACGACGGGCAACGGTGGCGTTGGCGCGCACCGTCCGAGCATGTCATGCCGTTGACGGTGGAAGCGCTCATCGAGCAAGTTCTGCATGGCGCCGTCGACACGCCCGCGCTCGAACAGGCGCTCGGCACTCGGGCGCTTCTCGGCTCGATCGCTGACGAGGCGCTTTGGGCACATGTCGCGGCGCTGTCACCCGAAGCGCTGCGAGAGGCGAAGGACACCTTGGAACTTCGAGGTGTCCTGATCGGTCGTGACTTCGCGCACCCTTTGTATGGTGAGGTCGCACGGGGCGCCCTGTCCGCCGTGGAACGCCAAGCGCTGGCTCGACGGGCGCTACAAAGAATGGCTGACGATCCACGAAGCGCAGCGCTCTTGGTGGAAGAGGCGGCCTTGGAGGCGCCCGACACCGCCTCGTGGTTCGAAGCGGCGGCGCGGGCCGCGCGTGACGCCAACGAGGAGGTGCACGCCGCGCGCTTCACGGCCCGCGCCGCCGAGCACACGACGGGCGCGCGGCGCATGACGCTCGCGTTGGAAGCCGCCCGCGTTTTGCGAGACGTCGATTCGAGCGAAGCGCAGCGACTCGCCGAGATGGCGCTTCTCGCCTTGCCCGACGACGAGAGGCCCGTGCTCATGCTTGCCGAACTGCTCGCGTCTCAAGGCCGAGTGCGCGAAGCGGAACGCGCCTTGACCCGACTTCCCGAACGGCAGCGGCAAGGCGCGTCCTGGTTGGCTCGCCGTATGTTGCTGCGCGCCGCCGCCCAGGACGAGTCGGGCGTGCTGGACTTGTGGACCGAGTACCTCGAGCTCGAGGTCGCCGCGAACGCGAAGGTGACCACAGCCGTCGCGTTCGCGTTGACGCGGCACGGGCGAAGCGACGAGGCCTTTACGCTGGTCACGCGGACCTTGGAGCAAGCGCGGCCCGACGTGCGGACGTCTTGCGAGCTCATCAACATCTTGGGCATGATTCGCTACAACCGCAACGATTTCGTGGGCGCGGCGCACGAGTACGGACGCGCGCTGCAATGCGCGCGCGCCGCGCGACTTCCTCAATTGGAAGCGTTGTATCTCGGCAACCGCGCGATGGCGCTCGGAGAGCTCGGCCGTGTTCACGAGCGCGTCGCGGACTTGGAAGCGAGCGTGCGCATGCAAATCGAAGGTGGACACGTGCTGCAAGCCGTTCGGATGCAAGTTGCCGTCGCGGACGCTTGGCTCGACCTCGCGGAGTACGAACGAGCCGAGGAGTTGCTGCTGAGTTGTCGGGACGTGCTTTCGCGCATCGCGCCGTCCGATCACCTCATCGAATGCGAGTATCGACTCAGCGTGCTGTACCGAGATTGGGCGTCGCCTCACGCGCCCATCCTCGCGATCAAGCACGCCCGCGCCGCGTTGCACCTCGCGCGTCTCGTCGAAAATCCGCGCAAGATCGCTTGGAGTTTGGGGTACGCGGCGATCGCCGAGGCGCGTTTCGGCAACGCCCGCGAAAGTGAAGCGTTGGCCCAAGAGGCGTTGACGCTCGCGACGAGCCTTCAAACGCCCGGGCAGATCGGCTTGGCGCGCTTCGCGCTCGCCCACGCGCTCGAAGCGCTCGGGCACCTCCAGCAAGCCCTTCGGTGCTTCGAGGCCGTGGCGGCGGCGCTCGAGGCGCAAGGCATCACCGACGCCGCGCACGAAGTCGGGTTGGAAGCCGACCGCCTCGCGCAGCGCGAGGTGAGCGCCGCGCAACGCTTCGCGTGGTTCGAGGCGCGGGGCATGGCGAACATGGCGCGCATCGCGCGGCGGTACTTTCCTCAGCTTGGGCGAGACGAGCTCGGCGCGGCGCTCCCGGAGGTCGCGGGAACGCCCGAGCCGGTCCTCGCGGCACGGCTGGACGTGCTGGGCGATTTGCGGTTCTCGGCGGCGGGCTCGCCGCGTTCGGTGCGGGGGCGGCGCCGCCGAGAAGTCTTGGCGATGCTCGCCGAGGCGCGTCTCGCGGGCCGCAGCGAGGTGGCTCGGCTCGATTTGCAAGACGCGCTCTATCCGGGCGTTCCCGACGCGCAGGCGAGCGCCGCCTTGCGGGACGTCGTGCATCAATTGCGCGTGGAGTGCGGCGCAGGCGCCGTGCTC is a window from the Deinococcus yavapaiensis KR-236 genome containing:
- a CDS encoding tetratricopeptide repeat protein; protein product: MNSSVSLVSRRLRAFTARRAGLAVCLQGAPGIGKSYAATAMLRETPCWSVTVPAALPLAQLLAALPVPKQPAVWLERALKRVREGPELSLDEASALIAGVLAAGAPLVLHVEDLHDAPERIEFWQRLALGVVRTHGVCLLTTSRTELPAPFERVTLDPLDRHGSDALLQAKAGATLPAEALSWLFARAAGNPLFTLEYFRLLARRGHLWNDGQRWRWRAPSEHVMPLTVEALIEQVLHGAVDTPALEQALGTRALLGSIADEALWAHVAALSPEALREAKDTLELRGVLIGRDFAHPLYGEVARGALSAVERQALARRALQRMADDPRSAALLVEEAALEAPDTASWFEAAARAARDANEEVHAARFTARAAEHTTGARRMTLALEAARVLRDVDSSEAQRLAEMALLALPDDERPVLMLAELLASQGRVREAERALTRLPERQRQGASWLARRMLLRAAAQDESGVLDLWTEYLELEVAANAKVTTAVAFALTRHGRSDEAFTLVTRTLEQARPDVRTSCELINILGMIRYNRNDFVGAAHEYGRALQCARAARLPQLEALYLGNRAMALGELGRVHERVADLEASVRMQIEGGHVLQAVRMQVAVADAWLDLAEYERAEELLLSCRDVLSRIAPSDHLIECEYRLSVLYRDWASPHAPILAIKHARAALHLARLVENPRKIAWSLGYAAIAEARFGNARESEALAQEALTLATSLQTPGQIGLARFALAHALEALGHLQQALRCFEAVAAALEAQGITDAAHEVGLEADRLAQREVSAAQRFAWFEARGMANMARIARRYFPQLGRDELGAALPEVAGTPEPVLAARLDVLGDLRFSAAGSPRSVRGRRRREVLAMLAEARLAGRSEVARLDLQDALYPGVPDAQASAALRDVVHQLRVECGAGAVLTTPGGYRLGRVSLDAEEFLTSGDTRLWRGPYLTGLQVDTSEVIVGEALHAALRERTEAILHDDPTEAARVARLLLTADPYDRAALHLALRALRGSRNHKSLSRTYHLARVRFEDVGEHLPERWADFLAQPIGAAP
- a CDS encoding LuxR C-terminal-related transcriptional regulator yields the protein MERHASSVGSTIRAYLPPLVGRERELALARDLLARPDVRLVTLRGPGGIGKTRLALDLFERVAADFDLGAVWVDLAPLREASDVLPKIASALKSDASTAVSLADAIAETIGARGILVVLDNFEQVVDAAGDLGDVLARVPGLRVLATSRVALRLRGEHVIPIGPLELPRDDKTNRECAAVRLFVERVEAVEPQFKLTSSNCTAVEGLCEQLDGVPLALELAAARLRVVPLEGLLTWLDHQLDVLADGPRDGPHHGASLRETIAWSYDLLTEGERDVFRACGAFVGGFTLPALEAVCDRAAVRGALIRLVEHSLVQSAQGPEPRWRLLEPIREFAEELLGANEAEVMRARHATFFLRLAESSEGYGELLHPEWRARLAVEDANLHAALEWLLKARRASESARMVLALGRYWGHDMTPRRHAWLTRVRALPDLRAHPDLHARILAQLGLMATILKRFDEAREALQAALELFRAASNKESEAYTLMSLAHVYSRTGDHEHALRLAFEQEALARSMNDAQMLQTVLNVIAVLYMRLDQPALAVPYLDEGRVLCETLPYESGAAFAIGIRGWVAYLLGRPEESFSLLQEAWRRAANVPNALLRFTLLHMIAFHVRDDGQFELAAKMVGCGEAMRTRSGEPWDVCFERHARQIDEDLKVKLGAAYQAAWTLGRTLEFDEVSAEVHAWLEAHESKAARSGPRAPKREEGMLRADLAGLTMREKQVLALVAQGHPDRRIAKLLDISPTTVSKHVSNMLSKSGLRNRTELAYWATGQ